In Styela clava chromosome 6, kaStyClav1.hap1.2, whole genome shotgun sequence, the genomic window GAATGCCATTCTTGGAAGCGCGAATGACCTTTATTAAGCCTTCACCACACCGTTGTTTAAtagggtaggatttacatatttatcctgggggagaggaaagtccataagacagcttaatcatatggtgaaccaggaagccgtaaccgatcagcgattacgtgaaccacccttcggcggcgaggagtccatcAATCATCTGGCACATAACCACCACGAAACCCATGCAAGGTAATGAGAGgtgtgggggggggggcaaCACGCCGAGCCGAACAGAAAGTGTTGCGCCATAAATACAAGTTTGTACGTAACTGCCATTGATATTATTGGCTTTCAAAATTCTCTAATGCCAGTTTAAATTTTTGCTGCTCATCTATCCAAGGAAGTGTTTTGCATCAAACAGAATTCTTCAAGCTGTGTTCTAATTTGTTTATGAGGAATGGTTTTTATTGCACTCTTTTACTACAGTAacatttaaaatacaaaatatcagTTGTTGATATTCTCCATATCATTAATTCCAACATCATGCTACATCATCAGCATTCCATGCATATTTCATACATTTTCCTAAATTCCCAATTTCCCCCATATCTGATGCAGTTAgtgtaaaatcaaatatatcaGAATTTTCAACAATCCTGCTTGTATCACATGATTTTGGAATTACACTGCACCCTTTCTGCAATGCCCATCGTAACAATATTTGCGGAACATTCTTTCCATATTTTTCTGCATATGGCAGCAATCTAGAATCTTCAACTAATCGACCTTGTCCTAGTGAGGAATAAGAGGTGAAAtgtatgtttttttgtttgcatAATTCCACAATATCATTTTGTTGATAATCTGGGTGAAATTCAGACTGGAGAACGGCAGGCACAATGCAACAATTGGATAGCAACTCTTCCAGGTGTTTTACAGTATAATTTGATACTCCAATGGAACGCAGCTGGTTTGTTTCAGTGTAAACATCTTCTAAAGATTTCCAACTTTCGGCTCGAAATACAGCATTCTTCATGTCTTCTCGTCGCAATCCCTGAAAATAAATGTCAAATTTCATTGCTATTAAATCGTCTTACGAATGGTGGTAAATTTTAATGAAACAAACATCAACAGCTCTATATTCTCAAAATGCTTCGAATTGGACAACCTAGACTTTTTTCTAAAGCTAACAACTGAGAATTGCTCATtcgaaaatattcattaaatgTGAGAAATTTATCTTATTACAGTAATATAATGACTGCTATGAATTTAGTTTTTACCTGTTTTCCTGGCCAATGAATCAAATATAGATCAACATAATCCAACTTTAATTTAGTAAGAGAATCTTGTATTGCTTTGCGTGTTTCGTCCCTGCCTAGATCCTTAGGTGATAACTTTGTGGTGATGAAAACATCCTGTCTTGATAAGTTGTGTTTTTTCAAAAGTTCTGGTAGAAATTCTCCaatatgaatttcatttttataaacacTAGCAGTGTCTATTACTCTGTATCCATGTTCTAATGCGCAATCCAAACATTTCCGCATGACATCTCTGTTCTTGATTTGATAAGTTCCAAAACCGAAAATTGGCATTTTTATTCCATTATTTAATAGCACAAAATCATTAATTTTCATGGTTGGTATTAAGCTTTATAAATGGCCTTTCAACAGAAAAAAGGTGTTAATATTGCTCtattatatttgtgttttcaAAGAAGTTATTCCCTGGAAGAGAAAATGGGATGAGGTGGCCCTATAGGGCAAACATATAAAGAGTAGGATTATTATCGTGTATGTTCCCTAAGAAGAGCAGATAATCTCTATAGCTGCTGTCGCTTCCCCAATCTTATTCAGAATAAGATTTAAATTCAGATATGCACAAAACTATTAGTATTAACATCATCAcaagaaaatatttctttcaatcccaaaatttccatattttgtcTGAACATGATATATCATTTGTATCTTTGTAGTAGGCCGCAATTTTCCACATAACCATACATTTGTAACAATAGAGCATTCGACAAAGGTCCATAAATAATGAAAACCTCATAATCAATTAGAATGTCGCTAACTGCTACCATTTGTATAGAGTTGACATCAAACTACAAATTGGCCCTATTTCTTGATATATGATTCAAAACATCTGCCATGGGAACCATTTTGGGAAAGACATTCAAGATCTGAATTATCACATGGGTCTGTAAAACTGTATGTCATCAGGAAACAAACCATATGTTTATATAATTCAAGTATATGCTTTGTTCTATCAAGCCCGTTCTCTTTATGTTCTTCTATAAATGGCACCACAATTCTGTAGAAACCTTCTTCATTGTTTCAGATTTCAATTCTATCAAACAAAATGGAGATGTACTATCCAAAAGCCGATCTCGAACATCTTTTGGCCAGAAATAGGAGTGTCAAATGTTTCTGGTAAATGAGTAGACTTCAAATAAGGCATCCATTCAGAGTCTCCACTAGTATATTCCAACACCAATATTAACAGCAGTTTGACTGACTCACTTTTCTGCTTTTAcctttcactgttttcaagtccggaatcatttttgaattgttttcttCCCATAACAATACCAACCTTAAGATATCAGATCGCTTTATTGGAGAAAGTGACATTCCAAATCTCTGGTGTTGTTGTTACCTTTTTTAAAATTAACATTTCATTTTACGCTCACCATTAAATGAAATTGGTCATTTTTGCCATCATCATTCGGCTGTTCAAGTTTTTGCTTTTTATTGTCAAGTTACCACCATTGCAATCATTAGATGGGGGCTTGCTAAACATATTAATCAAAATATGTTGAAACTAACTTTTCAAATTTCTGTTTTATTCCggaaatgatatttttaaatgaCTGCCTTAAAATAATATGTATATtggtaaatattaaaaatttcaataaatccaCAGATATGCTTCGGTGTTGAAAATTGTAAATGACCAGCATTTGTGTAAACTGGGATGGTTTAGTTACTTACACCTGTCgtatgataggatttacatatttatcctgggaagaggatagccgataagacgaccTAACCATAATATGGCCAACCACTcttccggttaccattccatgtcgggtaccggtattggattagttagttatttgttggttgcatggacttgattgtggaggaagccgtaaccgaccagtggttatttctaacgcttagcacgatgagcccaCAGAGATATagactataaatatattttcagttcattgataAGCCACACCGCCGCACGTAACAGAAcgggaggccgtggttcgccatacgattAAGCAGTCTTCACTATTATTACACATGCCTTGATGCCCTAAATCGCCTCGTAATGATTTACTTCTACTTAATCTTTTATATAGTTAATTCTGTTGGCCAAATGTCCATATACCCATCCATGCCTCCAAAACTAATTCCCATATTGTGGTTGCTTGGAATCCCCCTAATTGATCACCGCGAGGTAGCGTCATGTCTGACAGAACTTTTGACTCAGAAGAacgacttgcacgggtcacgtgaccttgtttactggacggcaataaaacaaaaacgtccatttggctcctgtcagttgcaagtcggattatacgtttccgttttgtttggctgttgaaaatggttatttcgtattgttccgctggctgtacgtatagtatagacaacgaaatgggtcttcagttatattccactgttttcaaaagatccggaacgtcgcgcaatgtggatatcatctattgacAGGACTGCttccatctcacttgtgtttcactgtttgcggacagcacttcgttgatggtaaattatcaatttttttgaatattcataagctccctcatttcaatgggaagcagatgacaaactactgttattggtaggcctaggcctacttgcagacttgactcgtgtaaggtattaatcaataattgccataaggtattgtttccctagttagcaggtaatctattagtaagtgtgaaaagttgaatagataactaaagtttaacgccagtgctaatgcaaaaaataatcagaattcaattgaagtctccatctaagaatactctcgccaccgcatctctgatccccctgggagtttcactggtttcaatcccatgcggggatagttatgtgcgagggtattgcagctctcctcccactgaaGGTGGTttacacgaccgctggtcgattacgacatcccccaccatcaagtatatgcttctaaaacaaataactggctaactaatcccgacatagaatggtaatcgcacgatgttgcaccttgcaatctgtccccaaccacagataaattctatcctaaaaactacccacattggtaggcatggttgcgttttaaattgaaagaaatcttcattaatggtcagaaggtgttgtctgattgttttgttagttagcaggtaatttattactgatctgatacacaaacttggcactgtcaaatgatgattagtgtttaatttattttcaggaaaaagggaagataacccattatcagctgcttatatgtcccatcgatatttgaattttcgccatccccagagaggaagagaatagttagaaaaagggggattttgaagaaaggaaaaaggcaggaccatttcaacaaattctgttaacttgtatgcgttgcaatattaatttgcagttgttagcataaacatttaatgtgtctttcgactagacctaccacacttaaAAAAAGCCGCTCACACCCcatttcactagaaccataatactgtaaaatatttgatagaaatcacccccgaggcatcatatcttccatttgaaagggctgcAGAGGCAGATACCTTTTTTATccaaattatggaatgttacttccaggttatcttattcTTGCTTATAGATGTCTtgaggttagtgactccaactgacccatgcatgccacactgaaaattctcttgtgtacccataaaataaggctgttggagccttcagaccttgaaaacagtcgaatctgagcacgatggattcatgtgaaacacgtaatatgcatttagaggcaaaaatatcccatcctgggcagcaccgatccacaacctcctgcctatgaaatcaaaacattagacaaattggtgtactgtgcgcattcacaaatctttgcgaatcaagtgtgccttttgactaaagaaaattcagcattgaaatggtcgatctcaatatcaacctagtatctgcagataaaaccaattgttttttaaaaatacatttttgatgtgctttatttttcaaatataatttataattactgtaaagtgtgtgatacatttggtaccatgaataccatttgcaaattagcttgggttacacccctctcaaataaaagtttagactcttaagccagttatttgttttcagaagcatggacttggatggtggggaatggtcgtaaccgatcagcggtcatgtgaaccaccctcggtgggagtagagctgcaatcctcttgcacataactatctccGCATGgaattgaaacctgtgaaactaccagggtgatcagagaggcggtggcgagcgtattcctagatggcgaattcaattgaattccggttattttttgcatgaccactggtgttaaactttagttatctattcaaccttacacacttagtaatagattacctgctaattaaggaaacaataccttatagcaattgattattaattccttactgtcttacacaagtcaagtctgcaactgcaagtaggcccacgcctaggcctactaataacagtagtttgtcatctgctttccattgaaatgagggagcttgtgaatatttaaaaaaattgataacggcacaccaccaccacattatcactcaccatcaacgaagtgctgtccgcaaacagtgaaacccaagtaagatggcttctggacttgacaccaagcagttctgccaataggcaatagatgatatccacatttcgcgacgttccggatcttttgaaatcagtggaatataactgaagatccatttcgttgtctatactatacgtacagccaacggaacaatacgaaataaccattttcaacagccaaacaaaacgaaAATGTATAATCcaacttgcaactgacaggagccaaatggacgtttttgttttattgccgtccagtaacaaagtcacgtgacccatGCAAGTCATCTATAGTCTATATGTTTTctattttaacaattttctTCTGACCGACTCCTTCAATTCGATTAACATTTTCCAAATTGtgttcattcaaaaaaaatatgttcaaatacTGCTGCTGTCATCTGCTGCTGTATACTGCAatttaggtgtcgctgacacgttagctaccgtgtttccccgaaaatatggcctaccctgaaaataagacatagcttgaattttaaaaatgcttttaatataagccctcccctaaAGATAAGACCTAGTTAATAAcacgaagttttttttttgacctgaTCGATACCAAGAAATCTCTTCTTTATATATTTGGTTTTAGCCTAGTCAGGTGTAAGTATTAAATATATACTGTGTCTGTATCCTTGAATCCATAACTTGCAATTCCAACATGCTTGACTTGTGCATTCCCAGTGAATTGTTATCTCATTGTGATTTTGGAAATTACTGTTCTTTTTTATGTTTGCAATCCCTCACTATATTCACCAATGTTACATATCGTGTGTTGTACTTTGCTGCTCTAAACCAAAATTTCATCTTATATTGCATTCATGATATTTCCTAAGCAACTTTAACtctctatttttatatttgattactATTAATAAATGTTCATATTGAACGTGTGCCAATCATGTTGTGAAATGTTGCattcttcattatttttttcgtaGGGCTAATTATGCCTAGACTTACCATAATTTCTTTGGCATAATCCGGGACAAActcaaaactatgaatgaaataactggacGAAAAGCCGAAGGCCTGAGCTTGGCaaatttttattctatatttatatttataagctTTAATATTGCATTACTCTACAGAATCTCAAGTTCTAGATTACTTTCAGCATAATATGCCTcaaacaaaaccaaatgaaAGTTATTATGCCTTCTCCAACTCCAAGCATAATAAGGTTTCTAATGAATAATGACGCAATAAACGTCACTCATTGTTCCCTAACTAAAGTATTTCTCAAGCTATGCGCGATATTTTACTCAACCTACTAAGCTAAAAGAAAATTAGGTTATAAGCCTCGAGTCAAAGCAAAGTTATGCCTTTTAGGACggaattattcataattttgcatCAGGTTggagttaattttgaaaatttcactaaaTAAAATTCCGGGACATTTTGCAAACCGGGACGGGACACCGGGACAGACGTTTAAATCGGGGCTGTCCCGGCCAAACCGGGACGTACGGTAGGTCTAATTATGCCAAACTTGTATTGCATTCATAATACTTTCTTTGTAAAATGAGTTCATATATTCTTACAATTCGATTATGACTAATGGAATGTTCGCTTTCAAATTGTCCCAAATCGTGTTATAAAATGCTATTAATATGCCAAGCTAATAGCTCATTTCCATCATCCCTCATTTTGTTAATCAAATCACAATACTTCTTCACTGAGCTCCCTGTTCAAAATAATTTGCCTGAATGGCCTGGACTAATGAATTGTATAAGTTCCGTGTAATCACACttctatttaatttttatgttcAAAGTGTTCAAAATCATTTTACATAGGGTTATGAAATATTGCATCCTATATCAATTCAACCCTTTTGCCAACTGTGTGTCTTTCATTCACTTGAGGGTCATTATCGATTGTATTGattatattgaattgaaaattactttatttatactaagtcaaaattattttatttatactaaGTCAACAATTTACCAAAATATTTGCATGAATGGCCTTGTCCAAATAAATGCATTTTGTATACACCAAAAATCTGTGTTGTTTCGATGATCCAACCCGTGCTTCTGATTATATAGCACTAGTATGTGTATGTTGTAATGGAACTCCACCCTTGTTCAAATTCCTGCATGTTCTGTATTAACTTACCTTCACTCATAAGTAGGCCTATACAAGTTACCCAAATAATTCGTATCTTAGAGTACCTTGGCTCCACTGAGcagtttatatttttgaaattcaagtTCAATATGTGGCGAATTCGGTTAGTTGAAAGAACCGTATACCATAGTTTCgctttgataataaaaaatggtaaaaacatgtaaatattgtatatagtAAACAAACATGAGAAGGTAGGCTACTATTAATAAATTGACACCGAacctgttatttattttttatgcttatttaatTGAATTGGGTGACAATTGACTCTGATGACCTCCAAAGGTCGTATAGTCGTATAGGTCGTATATCGttttgttttcttggtttgacgtagtatatatttacggtttgacaaaatgaaataaactcacTAAGTTCATGCacgacaaaaataaatatctgaactTAGGATTTAATGTTACAGAGTATTCATTGGGAGAGAAaggccgataagacgacttaatcgtATGAAGAACAACGGCTTCTCGTCCTGCTACGGTAAAAGTCCAGCCAGTCAGCAGGGTAACCAGAGgagtgtagcgtaccggcagtctatgtaataattatccaagttcagaatatcttccaatatgatctgacgtcaagtttcctctcaatattaacttcaatttatactatttttttctatttattaaatatcaatCTTATTACATCCAAACACTCCAAAGCAACGGACagcatacaataaaaataacagataccagGCAGCAATATACACCATAAATATAAGAAAGCAATATACACCATAAAAACACTGACGGTCCCAGAAATCGAAGACACTTTCAATAGGAGCCACATGACCCTTAGAATCCGGAACACAAAACTAGCTACTAAAATTTGCAAAATCGGCTGAAAATAACGTATGACAGGTATTTTAAAAGACGATAAACAATTCTATATGTGcacagattcagataatttatttctatcatgcaagaattaacacaaaatttaaagcacgaaaaattgacaaatagtccggcagataaggggacctttttggcccaagtttgatttcagacataaagttttttttatttgtgattattcatcttggggtcattgcccatcatttctacacgggtgtggagtttgcagccttgagcaattttttttacggcttgatatttgtattagtgttattcgtcaaacctgtgcatcataatgacgcacaacttgAACCATAACCTTtcacaatactatgttcaggttgtccgcaatcttggtgcacaaactacgcaagcaccaaatttactaggaaataaaatcaatagcttttaggtatttattgagatatttgtattagtgttttttgtcaaacatgtgcatcataatgacgcacaacctgaaccataacctgttacaatactatgttcaggttgtgcgcaatcttggtgcacaaactacgcaagcaccaaattcactaggaaataaaatcaataacttttaggtatttgttaagcccagctttgggtcgcgacccatatacactatatggaaatactgtcgaaacatacgcgtaaagtAAAGAGTACggtttcaaaatacccgtttttgttgcaattaacaatacaagcctgctaatgcagtcgccagtggttcaagtgtatatacacccggtggagaacagtcaattatttgttagcgagaactgttatgcagcgggatgatcacgacgacgcagtgaaagaaaatgatatcacgagaacaagaatgaatAAGAAAAtactacattttatagtatatctctgggaaagaatgtagttcattcttatgttccatgccaatgcttttcaaactaccaaagactcttaacacttttgcttcttctcttccataaaaatacattgttattatatatttgcatttccatctgtttgttcgtgctcccagataaccgatcagctccaaggaggacggggtccccttttaagaaaccctgtcctaaactaaaagaggcgaccgtgcctccccttgcctgttgtcatgctgtccctcgaattcagctacaacaaaaatttcacgaaaacagatttttaaattttatgattttgttattattctcaacaatgaatgatatacaggtggtaaaatgccaaattattccaacaacatgatcatgttttgcaatttacaagcaatattttgtatgtaactttgtttgacagagccccaagagctctaattagaaatatcaaaaatgtgaggcacactacaacattgtcaaatgtgctgtatttacgatagataacaggtttaccaaaaagaattacaggaaaaatggtaaaaaaaagatcaattcagcaatatctacttggtgatttgcatctgttgatgattttatgtgtttgtttcggaagtttaataacagaattaattgtggttgttggagatgttttaaaaaaaggttgcatggaaaaaatttcacaaaatgtcaataGTAgaagagaagtagaaaaaatactcccatattttttttatttttttattatataaccacgccacagaacttccccgataagtatacgcagcatttgcgagagacagaaatgccaagatgggatttcatcgcattgcaaaccaatattagcaattcttatatatattcgcgcattcccatctgaacagcgtggaaaagattatacccatctacacactttaagaactatgtcagatgagcgtcatattatcgaatatcagtaaaggaatagtgcaatgggaaaagacatataaggtggaactttcagtagtatgcaatcaaataatcttattgtagaatatatatttaaaaacatttcgtcacgccaactgcagtccgaaactttttttgGGTCTGGCTGAGCTttgataccaattggcactcatgttaactggtaagactgtaggaggcacgcgatggagcagatactaagagtatccatcccccagctgtcatttgagtgggtactgctgtttttattgcagatgttactgatctttttgtattaaagatttactggcatcaccgatttaaggatgttggaaaccaacacgcaacattacaaaacttactttcaacacgcggtttgaatgaatgaaaaagctgaaactatagtgttctttagaacagcatacaaattctatggaatgaaatcatacacaaaatctcgtcaaaaacctatagctcaataatcaagtgaaatttgatgcatgtgcgcaaaaatgtgcgtgTTACTATATGTACAACcaaagcacgcaggaaaatgtgtgtgatgtactagtattcaaaacgtttgactcaactatgttggcataacaggtgcacatctcggtttcgcataagCATACCTTtcatctccacaaggatatattaattttgccaaagtcaatgcagcactgaaaggttgcggttattccaaaagaaaacacgttacacatctttagacaccagtggatggttttacatggccttgttcggagtgaaagacgaggtcaaatattccaatccaattaataaaatatttcccgagtccctaagcttaaactaggaaaacgaaatgcgcgcggcagCGCAAATTTAGTTTGAAGAGCgaaatagaaagtggctagatgatcgtggcttgtattagtgaaataaactaccatttattctactaaaattgatttctgacattgtaaggagattcaatgttactatgtatgcaaaactaaaccatgtagttatgaaataattgtttttaacaaaacgGCGCTCTTGaaatattcgtaccaagatggcgcacaacctgaacatcgTATGttcaccaggttagggttcaggatgtgcgtcattttaggccgaatactttaaatccacttaaaaaaaattgctcaacattatatactccacacccacctgggtatcattatatatgtcatatacattatatctaaacaataaaaaaaactttatgtcccaaaacaatgttgaggcccgattctgccggactaaaacgtgtataatgacaatcgtaaaaaattaaatatacacatCAGAACATTTGAACAGTACTGATGATAGCTAACTTCATGATAAACTGAAAATTACAACACTAAATGAACTGCAATGACATCGCACTCAAACCACAACATGATGCCAACATCAGCCCACTGTCCAGCACAAAACATCCAACAAATCCCTATCCAACAATCACACAACCACAGCCAACCTTCCCCGATAACCCACCGAAGACCAGAGGCACTCCCCCAGACACTAAAAACCAAACATCCATCCGAAAACAACCACACTCAGACAACAGCACCCTACCAACCCACAGCACTCGCCAACAGGCCACACCCAAAAGACTCgatcgacagtgtcacagcgcccCCAGTGTCACCAGCGCCCCAAGGCTTAGcccgatgcgccacaccgccgagcctttacccaggaataaatatgtaaatcccatcgcAGTGATTTTTCAATCAATAATCAACCGCGATAACACTTTAAACATTACTTATGTATGTTTATATGTTATGTATGTTTTTACCTATGTACAAACATTAGGCTACCTATGTATGTTTTTAAAGATCTAATCTCGGATTTTAACTAGATGAGGTATGTACTGAGCTTTAGAGAAGTAAAGGTACAAAACGTATAGGGGTCAATTAGTAAAAGCAGAATTGATTACAGATTCGGTAAAAATGACGCGGACTCAAAATCAAATCCGAATCCAAATAATGCGCGGTTTCGACTCGAATCCCAGCCCAGGTCCGAATCTCGACCCATCCCCACTAAAAGTGACTAAATAGATAGTACCAATGAAAATTATGTATGACACATTAATGTGATACGTCAGCTAGCTTCGATGATCACGAAAGAAAAACACAAAGATCTTCTAAAGTTTCTAGGGTAttcgttttttttcaaatatctatCCATCTTAACAAAGCAAATCTACATAACGTGTGGTGCGCGAGTACGTGTTGTAACTTGTTGGCAAGGTTCCTACAAGTGGCAAATCTTAATGCTACATTAAATTTCTGTTATGATGTCACAAAATCCCGGTTCCAAAGTTTCGTCTTATTATCTTGCACCAGACTCAGCTTATCAAAACCAAGTAAGTGATCTTTGATAAGGTTATAGCATGTTTTAGAGGGTTTTTAGGGGCGTTGTCAAAAGCGCAGAAACGGGCTGCACATTTGTTCCACGCGGGTCCTCAAGTTCAAGAAATCTTCGAAACTTTGACGAATACAGGTTACAACTATAATGAAGTAGTGGAAAAACTGAACGAATGACTAACCTCAGacgaattaccaaaaacgttccTGCTTATGGTAGTGTATATCCATTAAATGCAGCTGGTGTGTTTCAAGTTCATATTTCGGTTGAAAATGGAGCCATTGATTGTATTGCTGTTGAAAACAAGGGTCAACTATTATGAGGTAAAGTGGCATCAGTTTAAATTTGACTCTTTTAAAAATGAATCCTGATGTTAATCCAGCGAGTCAGTC contains:
- the LOC120330902 gene encoding glyoxal reductase-like, whose translation is MKINDFVLLNNGIKMPIFGFGTYQIKNRDVMRKCLDCALEHGYRVIDTASVYKNEIHIGEFLPELLKKHNLSRQDVFITTKLSPKDLGRDETRKAIQDSLTKLKLDYVDLYLIHWPGKQGLRREDMKNAVFRAESWKSLEDVYTETNQLRSIGVSNYTVKHLEELLSNCCIVPAVLQSEFHPDYQQNDIVELCKQKNIHFTSYSSLGQGRLVEDSRLLPYAEKYGKNVPQILLRWALQKGCSVIPKSCDTSRIVENSDIFDFTLTASDMGEIGNLGKCMKYAWNADDVA